Within the Catalinimonas niigatensis genome, the region TCAGGGGGAAACTGGCGTTGATCAGGCTGGTAGTGATGATATGGTCCTGCTCAAACTCATTAATGGAATACAACGGCACCTGATCATACAGACCATCTTCTTCCTCTTTCAGCGCTATCGTTCTTTCTGCGTTTCCGTACCAGTCTATGATTCTGCTCTGGAATATTTTCTCTATTTTCTCCCGCTGATAGCTGTACAATGTTTCTGAAGATGTGAAAATGACCGGTACAGCTAAACGCTTATTCAGTACTGTAAAGAAATTAGCCAGCGATTCAACAGAACTGGGATAAGCAAGAATGGCATTTGGAGCAAAGTCTTTTATTCTTTGGTAATACCACTCCGCATTCTCCATATTGAGATGATAGCTTGACAGATACAAGGTTTTGGTAAATGGGTTATAGAGCTCTTTATCCTTTAAGCTGAGATTAGCCCTGAGCACTACAGTTTTCATTCCCGGATAATGCCCAAACTTTATTCTATGTGCCCATTGGTACGCACCTTCCTCTACAATAGATTGATAATCTCTGTATACCCTTACGGTAAATCCAGAGGTCCCACTGGTGCTTGCATTTATCTTGTTAAACCTATTACCTATAAAAATTCGCTCACGATGCTCTACTACTTCTTGTCTGGTGATAACTGGTAAATATTGCAAGTCCTGAACAGATTTAATCCTGCTAATATTTACTCCGTTTTCTTTGTAGAAAGACGCATAGAATGGAGACTGATTATATGCTTTATTCAATGAAAAAAGAAATTTTTTCTCCTGCAATTTATCTACCTCGGCATGGCTCAATTTTTCCAGCTTCTGAACCTCTTTTAACCTCTTATAGAAAAAAGGGCTATACCTAAGCTGCTTTTCTAAAAACTGTTTGAGAATGTTTTTCATGAGGTTAATACACGTAGTGGTGACTAAATAACAAAAACTTACATCTAAATTAAAAGATAAACTTTATAACACTAGCATGTAAGCAATATTCTATTGGCATATCGTATATACTCAGTATTTCTCTTAAAAGTTTTTTTGATTTGTACTTATCCAAAAAAATATTTTGGATGAAACATTTAAACCATAGCCTTATAAGTCAGTAAACGCATGAGATATACAGAAAAATTGTGTTATTGTCATTGTGATAGGAATTAGATGATAGTGACGGCTAGCTTTAATGATTATCGCGAGACGAGCGTTTCACTTATTTTATCAGAATAGGTAAAAGAAATTTTAAAATGTTGTATGTAAAAAAAAAGAACTATAAATCCGCATTTTTTTCCTATACCTTACATTGTTTATATTTAGATAAGAGGAGTATTAACAAAGCAGAAAAAAAGAGGCTACAAAACATCTCATTCCATTGAGAATTAGCTATCTATTTTTTTGAATTTATGATGCACATATCTACCCATCAAGCCTACCAACCCACATCTCATGTTTAATCTGCTTCAGAAATCTTCGTCAGGCAGCCTTGAAAGTTGAGTGAATCTAATACTAAATCTTAAGCGTCAATAAATATTGTAGACGGCTAGCTAATTGAGCAGGTCTTTCAACTTACCAGAATTTTCAATCTTCAACGTGCTGTTATTCAGCATATCTAACTGGGATTCTAATGTACTGCTGATAGTAAAGGAGTAGTTCGTTTCTTCAGGGTTAAATAGTAAATTAAATGCACTTTCCCCTACTTCCTCTAGTTGTAACTTGATAGGCACCTCAAAGCTAGTGGTATCATAAGAAGCGATGCTGGTTGTTTTTTCAATATTTCCACTTACCAGTGAATCTCCTTTTACCCTAAAATCATAATTTGTATCTCTGATTTGAAATGAGAACTGATTTGGATTAATTACCTGTACTGTTAAAGTTATTTCCGACGTCTCTAAACCAAATTTCTCAATGCTGGCACCTTCAAGGTTTATTTCCGGCCTTTTAATAAAAGGTACCTGTTTGGTAAAATTCAATTCTATAGGTTCACCTTCCATCGCAGGAAGATCAGTATATAAGCGGGCATACAATTCATAGGCAATACTATCCGCATTTTGCTGCTCTATTTCTTCCATTGTACTGGAAATCTTCTGCTGATAAAGCGTAAGCGGCAGATCGACCTGACTATTATCATTGGCTTCAAGCAAAATACTGTCAGGATAGGTACTCTGTATAATCTCTGTACCTTCCATAAGTACCCGATAACTGAGGCTATCTATCTGAAATGAAAGGGGCATTTTATTATCAATCATCGTCTGCATTTCCAGCAGGATACGCTCCTCTTCAAAGCTTTTGATCTGAAAAGTCAGCACTTCCAGCTTGGGCAAAATGAAAGTGTCAGAAGATTCTTTTTCACTCTGTTTATTCCCTATGACAAGATAAAAGACTAAGCCTATTACTACTATTCCTGTTATAATAAATATACCTTTTCTCATGCATTGAAAACCGATTTCTTATTTCTTTGTTAACTTTTAATCTAAAAAAATAGAGAAAAAGCATAATAACTTTAAATTAAGATCCTTCCAAAGGAGAGTATTATTTAGGTGTTTTACAGTGTTATGATTTGGAATGCTTTAACTCGCCACAAAGCTAACGGGAGGCTAAAGTTGTTTTTTTTCTTTGCTTGCTACAAAAAGCCCGGCAAGTGATGTTAAAGCAGTAATCAGGAAAAAGAGTATAGTAAAAGTAATGGCTGTTTCCTTATCTATGTTCAGGTAACTAAACCCATACAAAAATACAAGTTCACGAGCACCCACTCCTCCAATCGTAAAAGGCAGGACGGCTACCACTGAGGAGATCATAAAGAGGGTAAGATAATCTAAATAATAAGCCGATACTGATAAGCTGACTAACAAGAGTACAGCACTCACGACCTGGCCTGTCTGTACCCAGAAAGAGTGATGGCTGGTAGGCAAAAAAGCAGGCAGGAAATTGGGGAATATGAGCTTAACCAAAATAAAGTACGCTGGCATTGATAGCAAAATGCCTATGATAACTATAGTATCAAAATACTGTAGTTCCAGTGAAAAAGAACTGAACAATAAAAAAATGCCTGCCATCACCACCAGTAATACCAATCCACTTACCCGATCCAATAAGGTAGCACTGACCAAATGCTTGGTTTTGACATCATGTTGCTGTTTAAGTAAATATATCTTATAGCCATCTCCACTAATACTACCCGGCAAAAAGAGGTTGTAAAACATGCCAATGTATAGCAAACGAATATTGTATTGATCTGATATATGGACATGTATGGGTTTGAGAAATGCCTTAAAACGAAGCGCCGCTACTAACTTAGACAAATTGAAAGCTGCTAAGGCCAATATAAAATAACCAATATGCACATTTGACAATGTCTGAAGTGCTTCTTCTACATCAATTTTACGAAAGACAAAATAGAGCGCAACAGCAGAAATTATTATTTTAATCAGAAAGCTAACGCGGCGTCGCTTCTTATTTACTGATTCAGGAGATTGGGTGGGGTGCGACGTCACTTAAATTGAATTAATACAAACTCTTGATTATCATAGGCAAATGTATAAAAAATCTGATACTTCTGATTTTCTAATGCTTCTTTCTGAACTAAGAAAAAGCTCCCTGTTTTAGGCTCACTACTAAATGAAAGCACCTTTTCGCGTGCTTGCTCAATATAAAATACAGTGGTCCGGGAGATGTTCTGATGTGCATACATGTACAAAGGTGCATCATCTACTATGTTTACGATGTTTCTTGCATCTTTTTTATCAGTCGCCTCCGATCCTTCTGTAGCCCGTATGGGCAACACAGTAGTGGCAAAAACCAGGCGGATAATTACTGCTAACGCTATCAGTTGAAGCAAAGCATACTGAGGTCTTTTCAAGTAAAAGAAAAGAAGTGCTCCAATAGCTATCGCTACTAAGACTGACTTAAGTGCAATGTATTCTAAATTAGCAAGCGGTGGTATAAACGGCATCAGCATACTTGCAACTAATGACAACGCAATAAGCCCCATGACAATCTTACCAAATATTTTTCTCCCCCGCATTTTAGCCGCAGGGTAGCTTAGATAACCATAAGTCAGTAGCATCACTGCCAGAGGATACAACATATACACATATCTGGAGCGGGTACCCGGAGAAATCCAATATACCAACAGGTTTGCCATCAATATAAAGAAGCAGAAGCTGATCAACCGATTTTGAGCAAATGAAGCGATCAGGTTTTTGCGAAACAGGAAAATGACCAACAGAGAAGCCGGAGCAATATTCTTTAGAGTGATCAGCGGAAATGTAAAGAGATGAGGGATCAGCTCCAGAAGTTGATTTCTCAGCATCGTACGCTCACTGGCCTGTGACCACAACGACTCGTCGCTGGCATAAAAGCCCTCTAAGGCATTGTATTGACTATACCACCAAAAGTAGCCTCCTACGATAACGATAAAGAGCAATATCCCGGTGATATGCGCCAGACCAAAAAGTTTTTTCAACTCCCGTTTATAAAGAAAAAAGACACCTAGCGAAAGCGCTAAAAATACCAAAGAAGGAAGCCCCTTGGTCAGGGTGCCGATAGCTCCTAAAAAATAAGTACTTGCAAATAAGAGATAGTATTGCTGCTTCTCATAAAAATGAAAAATTGTAAAGAAGCTGGCCAGGGTAATGAAGGAATAGAACAGGTCAATCTCTCCGGCAGTAGCCGAGAAATAATAAAGAACGTCCACCATTGTCAAGGTGAGCAGCCCGCTATACACGCCAAAAGCCATACTGATGTGCTTTCGCCCTACCCAAAAGACCAACAAACCCATGCCTATGAACGAAAGAATAGGAAAGAAGCGAACAGCAAATTCAGAGTAGTTTCCAAACAGATAAAACCCAGCAATGATGACCCAGTTAAAAAAGGGAGGTTTTTTATAATAATATTCTCCAAACTCCGTAGGAACAATCCAGTTATTGCGAAAAAGCATTTCCAGGGAGATTAATGCCCGGCGAGGTTCTTCATGCTTAAGAGGGGCTAATCCCAGGTTCAAAAACAAGGATACAAGCAGCAAAAGAAAAACCAACAATACCCACCACAACTCTTTATGATCCAGCAAATTATAAGAGACAGGCTGTTCCTGGGAGATTTTTTTCATGCCCGCAAATTTCGTGATTCAAAGACTAAAAGCAAGTAGAATAAACTCAAAAGTATTTCTGTTACATCAGCTCAAAAGCTCTGTAGATAAGCGGTTATCTTTTCCACATCTTCTATCAAACCCTTATACTCCAAAGTTTCGGGCGACATAGAGTTCAACGCACTAAATAGTGCATTGCGATGAACATACTCTAAATCACTCACCTGCTCAAAATAGGTGCGGATTGTAAATAATACAGCATTAGCTTCTGGAAATCCGGTAAGGGTTTGTCGTTCTACCCGTACGTAAAGGGACGGGTTTTCAGGATCAAACCTTCTTCCATGCCACAGTGCTGCATTGCTATCAGTGGCTGGCTCAGGATGATGGTTCAGACGGTTATCAGTACTCAATCCCCAGGCAAAACGCACGAAGTTACCGCCTCTGATTAAGGTCTTGAGCATCGGCTGATAACGCTGTCGCATCTTATCCATACCGGCTACAGGCTGATGTACTGCTGAAAAAGGTTTTCCAATTTTTTCGGCAGGCGACCAGTGATTAGGAGCACATAAATGAATCATAGCCATCCAGTCGGTTTCTCCATCCCACTGCCAGACTGCCATATCTTCCTGTACCTGAGAGGCTAGTGCATCCAGGATAGAGACATAATTGCTTTCTCCTGATAGCACATAGTTTTGATCAAAACAGAGGGTTTCCTGGTGTAGTTGATTGGTGAAGAGATTATTCTTCTGTCGCTTTTCTATGCTGAATACTGAAGGATGCTCGCTTAACAGCTGATGAATAATAAATAATGCAAGCTGACGGGCAGTGCTTTCTTTGAGTTGATGTGTTTTAAAGTATTTATTGATATTTTCTCTCCGGCAGTTCCTTTTATTCTCTGAGTAAATAGGCCAATGCGCATCTATTTGAAAAATCTGCTGATCGGCTTTTCCATTACCAAAATCAGTTGTAAGGCTATGCAGGCCAGGAGTGGTAGTATATCTGCCTGAGGTAAAAGGAAGATAACGTGCCGGTGGGATTGTACTTATGAGGGTATGCATCACCTCCAAGATAAAAATTTATGAGCAGTCATCATACTGCATAACGAATGTCATATCTCAATAAAAAAAGGCTATCTTAATCACAAGTATTGCTCTGTTCTTTTATATAAAAGCCAGCAAAACCAATTAAAATAGCCTAAAAAGAAGATTATAAATCAGTGTTAGATAAACTAAGCAAGTTTTACATTCACTGCATTCAGTCCTTTTCTACCTTCTTCTACTTCGTAAGTCACTTCGTCGTTTTCTCTGATCTCATCAATTAAGCCAGATACATGTACAAAGTATTCTTTTCCTGTTTCATCGTCTTTAATAAATCCGTATCCTTTCGATTCATTAAAAAATTTAACTGTTCCGTGATTCATGATATAAATTGATTTGTGATAATTGGTTCTTTTTTATTTTAAAGTACTTGCTAAAAAATATCAACACCTGACTAAGTCATTAGTTTGTTAATTTACGTTTTTTCTTCCAGAAACAACATACATCAGTGCCCCACCTGCCGCATGATATACTTCATCTTCCAGGGCAACCAGCAACTGATCCAGTTTATTGACATATTTTTTATGATAATTCTCGTAAAATTCCAAATACTCTTTCCCCAGGATAGCAAAATAATCTCTATTGTCAGTACCTGAGGGAGAAGCATGCCCTCCCTGCGCCCATTGGCGCAAAGTGGCCAGTTGTTCCTGTTTATCGTAAGGAGGATACATGGCAATGGCTTTGTCAGAGATTCTGACTTCAATATTTTCAAGGCCCAATTGTGCCAGCAAGCCGGGCAGTAAATCTCCCAGTGAATTGTCACCGTGCCCGTAGCGCTTTTTGCCTTTCTCGTACAGCAGTGCATACTTTATATGCTCTATTGTCTCATCTATAGAATCTGTAGCAGAAAGTGAGCTTCTGATCAAATGTTGCACCTGATTATTAGGCTCAGCACACAACATAATCCCTCCGGGCTTCAGCACCCTCTTCATCTCTGCAATGACTTGTTCAGGATCACGTACATGGATCAACAAAGTCTGACAAGTCACCAGGTCAAAGGTATTGTCTTCATAAGGAAGCCTGTCAGCAGAGGCACAGTCAAAATGAAAAGATGCTCCTTTTTGTGAAAAGTACGCAATATGTTCTTCCTGATATTTTGCCCATATGGGATCATTATCCACTGCAAAAACTTCTGCCTCTGCTTTTAGAAAAGGAAACAGAAGTTTACTCCAGTGGCACATACCACAACCCACATCCAGCACATTGGCACATTGATACAATGACAAGCGGGAAGCCAAAGCTTCCAGGAAGCTTTGATTCCACCAATGGTCACGGTAATTACCAAAGTACTGAGCAGAATGGCCTATTTTATCTTCCCGATGCATAAAAGAATATTATTTTGATGGACAATCATCAAAGGATTACCATCTTCGGGAATTTTTTGGAGAAGATGAAGACCTGAAATTCTTTTTTCTAGCCTGTTGAGTATTTCCATTATTATTTCGCTGCCTTTGCTGCCCCTCCGTATCCTTATCGGAGGACTTGAACGAACCTAAAGGAAAAGGATGGTCCTCTACAATTTCAATTCTCTTATCAATAAGCTTATGAATATCCCGAAGGTAAGCTCTCTCCTCATGATCACAAAATGAGTAGGCAATTCCATTGGCACCAGCTCTACCTGTACGTCCGATACGGTGTACATAGGTTTCAGGTACATTGGGCAACTCAAAGTTAATCACATGAGAAAGTTCATCTATATCGATACCACGGGCAGCAATATCTGTAGCTACCAACACACGGGTACGCTTGTTTTTAAAGTTTTTCAGTGCGATCTGCCTCGCATTCTGTGACTTATTACCGTGAATAGCCTCTGCGGTGATCCCGGAGTTTGCCAGATCTTTGGTCACCTTGTTGGCTCCGTGTTTGGTACGGGTAAAGACCAAAGCACTTTCAATGGCATTGTCCTTCAAAAGATGGTTTAACAGCGCTTTTTTATTTCCTTTATCTACATAGTACACTGACTGCTGTATGGTTTCTGCAGTAGAAGATGCCGGAGTAACTTCTACTTTCACCGGGTTTTTCAGGATCGTATTGGCCAGACTGACAATATCCGAAGGCATTGTTGCTGAGAAGAACAGGGTCTGCCTCTCCTTAGGAATTTTTGCGATCACCTTTTTCACATCATGCACAAAGCCCATATCCAGCATACGGTCGGCCTCGTCCAGCACAAAAATCTCCAATTGGCGCAGATCAATGAAGCCCTGCTGCATCAGGTCTAACAAACGGCCGGGGGTAGCAACCAGTATGTCCGGGCCTCTTCTCAGGGCATCGGTTTGATTTTTTTGAGAAACGCCTCCAAAAATTACTGTGTGCCGTATGGGCAGGTGCCTTCCGTAAGCATCAAAACTCTCCCCGATCTGTATGGCCAGTTCACGGGTAGGCGTCAGGATCAGCGTACGCACAGGATTCCTGTGTTTTCCCCTGGGGCCTTGCTTCTCCAGAAGTTGTAAAATAGGAATAGCGAAGGCGGCGGTTTTACCGGTACCGGTCTGCGCGCAGCCCAAAAGATCATTACCTTCTAATATAGCGGGTATGGATTGTGCCTGAATAGGCGTAGGTTTACTATAACCTTCCTGATTGAGCGCCTTTAAGATAGGCTCTATCAGATGCAATTCTTTAAATGTCATTCGTAATTGTTAAAAGTGAGGCTGGCCTAAATGTAAATGTAGAGGTCTTCGAGACAGGAACTTATATCATCTAAAACAGCGGGTTCATATTGGCAGGAAATACCTGCTAATGGTATATACACAATAAAGTACTAAAGGTAGTTCCTTTAGGGAAAATAAATCTCTCTTTATGAAATATTATTTTCACAAAGGAAAGTATAAAAAGGGTTTATACAAAATATGCATAGAAAAACCCCCTTCCCCAAAAGGAAAGTGGTCCTATTTTACCTATTATTCAGAGGCGATTTCCAGCACCACACTACCGGGTACAGATTCTTTTTCAAGTTCAGTCTATGTTTCCTGAACCTGATTAAAGTATAGCTAAGACTTACTCAATCTGGCAAAAAAAGACATGAGCGTCATTCGCATTAAGCTACTCCGGTAGGTATTCAAAAGATACTCTCGTCACTCACACTAACCTACTCTAATAGATCGGAGCAAGAGATTAGAGCCACTCGCACCAACCTGCTCTAATGGGTCGGGGCGAGAGACTAGAGTCACTCACTCTAAGTTATTCTAGTGTCACACAAAAAGAGATTAGAATGCAAAAAGAAAAAGCCTTTCCACCCATTCGGGTAGAGAGGCTTACAAAATGCAACCATTTATTTGGGAAAGAGATTATTCTCCATTCAATGAATTGATCCAGGCAGCGATTTTTAGCGCTTCATCTTTAGGCACCTGTGGCATAGGAGGCATCTCTGTCGCATAATCAGGCCAGTTCTCCGGCTTAGGATTGTAAATGAGGTCTACAATTTCTTCATTGGAATACTTACGCTTGGCAATCTCTTTAAAACCTGGTCCCACCTGACGGCTATCTGCATTATGGCAGGCAGTACAGGTATTGTTGGCCAATAGCGGCTCTATCTCTGCAAAAGTAGGTGCGGCCACTTTTTCATTGCTAGCAGTTGCTTTTTTACCGCCACTGGGACGAGCCTGTCCGGGATCATCAGGAGAAGTGAGGCTTTTGGGAGCTTCTTTTCTATCAGGAAGAGTAGCACTGGTCTGCTGGCTGGCAGAGTTGAAAGTACTTACTTCACTTAGTTGCAGTTTTGACCCTTCAGGGATATTATTTAAAGTATAATAAGCTGTAGGATGTACCAGAGAGTAGAAATGATCTTTCTCCCGGACGCCTGAAAGGCGAATGGTATGCACGTGATAGCGTTGCAAATCCTCCACAATAATTCTGGCTTTCATACCATCTTCAGACACTTTTACTCCTTTTACAACTGCATTTTCATTCTTCACAGGAGGGCTACCATAGACAGGATGGTATTTATAGATATAACTGTAAACATCATAAGAAGCGATGTCTTCGGCAGATTTACGGTCTACCGGGCGAGTGAATTCAATCTCAAAACCATCAGGCATGGCTTTTATGGTTTTCATTTCAAAAGGCACCTGGTTATTCCAGACCAGTCTTTGCAAGCCTTCATCTGCCGAACCGGCAGAACCCCACCCTCGGTTGGTTTCTCCCACAAAAAGTGATTTGTCCTGACCCCAGGCCATACGCAATACGCCTGACTGGAATCCGCTTCTGAAATCAAAAGCTACTCCCTGGTATTCTCCATTGACTTTTTCCAATACCACCCGCGAAATCTTGCTTTGTCCCTGATCACCTACCAGCAACTGCCCTTCAAAAGGGCCGAAATGATTATCAGGGATTTGTATAATCTCAGAGTTAGAGATTCCCAGAATACCGTGAGGCAACCAAACAGCAGGAAGCTTAAGCTCAGAAAATTCGTCCTGAAGCTCATAGGCAGTTACAAAGTCTTCATTCTGCACATTTTCCGGCTTGATGTATCTTCCGTTTTCATCTTTTTCCACCCGGGGATCTACTTTAGCGTATACCTCTTCAGCAGTAAGCTTAACAGGAGAATTGGGCTTGGAAGTCCAGCGTAAGCTGGCAGGATGCCCCAGCCAGTCACCTTTCTCTACATGCCAGACTCCTCCTGAACCAACCCAGTCTCCCTGATTATCAGCATAAAAAAGTTCTCCGTCAATCATGCCCAAACCAGCAGGGGATCGCACACCGGCTGCCCAGGGCACTAATTCACCGTCCTGCGTCACTTTCATGATCCATCCTCTCCAGGGCACTCTACTTTCACCAGCCCACCACTGCTCATCGCCGAAGGCTACGTTGCCTGATACGAAGAATGAACCATCCGGTGCTATTTTAGGACCATAGCTGTACTCATGGTAATGACCGGAAAGCGGCCAGGCATATACCGTTTCGTATACATCAGCCTTGCCATCCATATCGGTATCTTCCAGACGGGTAAGCTCACCACGCTGGGAGCAGTAGAATGATCCGTCTTTATAGGCCAAACCTAAGATTTCGTGCAAACCGGAAGCAAAAAGACGGAAAAACGGCTGATTACTACTAGGATTTTCTATCACATAGATGTCTCCTCTACGGGTAGAAACGCCCAAATCACCATTGGGCAATACCACCATCCCTCCTACTTCTAATAATACGCCTTCAGGAACCGGTACCCGCATGATGTTGAAGTAGTCTTCTTCCTTGGGTGATTCCTGGGCAAATACGTTTAAATTCAAGGTAAGCATTCCTAAGAGCATCAGAGGAATGCAAACCGCTAATCGTTTTATATTTATCAGTTTCATGTTTTATCTCGTTTCAGAATTAGAAAAGAATGGAATAAGACAGTTTATCACGCAGCGGCATAATCAGTTGCTGTTTACCGTCTACTTCTCTAACTGTAGGTTTGACACTTCCTGCTCCTTCCAGCTTTAGGTAATAAGCCTTATCATCCACCGCATACATTCCGTTTTCCATCGCTGTGATAGAATTACCCTCTGCCAGACGTACATACAGATTATCAGCTGGCTTTTCTGTACTAAGTTCACGGTGCAAGCCTTTACCTTCTTCCGTTACCCTGATCTCATCATTGACCATCACCCCGTTCATCAGATAACGGAAAGTAGGTCGGTTATCCTGATCCATTTTATAGCCTTTAGGACGATATTGAGTAGTATCGTTATTCCAGCTGGCATCGGCTGAGTTCAGAGAAGTGACCGTCATCTCCGGCTTGCTCAGGTATTGTACTGAACCCAAAGGACGGCTGGTGCCATTACCCCGGCTGTTCCACATAGGGGTAGCGTCCAGAAATCTACCTCTCCATACCTGTACGATGGTACCATGATCCAGATCGTAAGTATAATGCAATTGTTCGGGGCTACCTACTGAAATGGCATGGACGACAACCTCATCGTCGGGCAACCTCATAAAACTCCTCAAGGTGGTATTCACTTGCGCTTCTTTGAGGATAGGATTGGGAGCATTACCCCGCTGAAAGTCATCCTCATCACTGATGATGGTCTCACGCAGTGCCGGACCAGAAACCGTTAAACCCAAAGAAGGGTCCATCCAGCTTACGTATTTATAATAGATCAGCTCAAAAGGAGTACTACCTGCTTTCAGACTTACAGCAGCATTTCCATCATTTCTGGCTTCACTGATCACTTCCTTTCCATCTACACTGAGGAAACCGGCACCACCAGGGACAAACAGATTAAAAGTATATTCTCCTGCCTGGTCTACATTCATATTTCCCTGATAACGGATCAGCACGTTGTCCCCTTTAAAAGGCAGATTGGAAGTAAGCAATTCAGACGCTCCTTTTGAAGTAGGCTTCAGTTCATCAAAGTTGGGTTTTTCCTCAAACTCCCCTTCATAGATACTGAATTTCAGGTCTGATAAGGCAGGATATTCATTTTCAAAGCTAGTGTATTTGATATTTTTGAAAGCTACCGCCCCATGATCTCCCTGAATACGCAGGGGACCTTTGGCTACTTCCTGCTGAGCCATAGATCCGCGGGTAGGTCCTTGTAACTCCACATCTTCGTGTATGGTAACCCCATTCAACTCTATAAGGAGAATTCTGGCATTCTCTGTCTTATTGCCCTGTGCATCAAAGCGAGGGGCCTGAAATGAGATTTTCAGATGTTGCCACAAACCGGGTGCTTTACTCACGTTCTGACGAGGGGGAAAACCCTGATAGCCTTTTTCTCCTTCGGGTTTGCTTTCATCCCAACGTTCGTAGATTCCTCCATTATCCCCGGAAGAAGGATATTTTTTACCCCAGCTATCCAGCAGTTGTATCTCGTACATCCCCTGTAGATAGATGCCGGAATTAGAACCTTTGGCCATCATATAATCCAGCTCAAGGTCAATATCTCCGTGTTCAAAGTTAGTATACAGATCTTCGCCATGTCTACGCTCCGTAGGCTGATTGACCAGCACTCCTTTTCCTTTAGTCGTCTCCAGCATATTGTTTTCATTCAAGTCCGCTGAGACACTTCCTACCACTGACCAGGTCTTTGCCGGATCTTTGAAGGCAGATAAATCATTGAGTTCAATCTTTCCTGCCTGCCCGAAGGCAGTCTGCGAAATCAAAATCACTGTCAATACCCCTGACGCTAATCGCAGCAGCCATCGTCTGAAATCATCCATTTGTTGTGTTTGCATTTACAATTCAAAAATAAGGTTAGAATACAAAATTTATTGAACGCGCATAGCACGTTTGATAAAGGTTAATAAGAGTTAATGTGGCAAAAATAGGCTTAGCGACTTTATATACCAGCCTTTTTATGAAAATACATCCAGTCCAGGCTCATCAGCCGCGCATCTTCTTTACCACGAAATACAACGTAGAGTTTATGAATACTAGCAGCAGATTCTTTTGTCTCCACTGGGGC harbors:
- a CDS encoding class I SAM-dependent methyltransferase is translated as MHREDKIGHSAQYFGNYRDHWWNQSFLEALASRLSLYQCANVLDVGCGMCHWSKLLFPFLKAEAEVFAVDNDPIWAKYQEEHIAYFSQKGASFHFDCASADRLPYEDNTFDLVTCQTLLIHVRDPEQVIAEMKRVLKPGGIMLCAEPNNQVQHLIRSSLSATDSIDETIEHIKYALLYEKGKKRYGHGDNSLGDLLPGLLAQLGLENIEVRISDKAIAMYPPYDKQEQLATLRQWAQGGHASPSGTDNRDYFAILGKEYLEFYENYHKKYVNKLDQLLVALEDEVYHAAGGALMYVVSGRKNVN
- a CDS encoding DEAD/DEAH box helicase; protein product: MTFKELHLIEPILKALNQEGYSKPTPIQAQSIPAILEGNDLLGCAQTGTGKTAAFAIPILQLLEKQGPRGKHRNPVRTLILTPTRELAIQIGESFDAYGRHLPIRHTVIFGGVSQKNQTDALRRGPDILVATPGRLLDLMQQGFIDLRQLEIFVLDEADRMLDMGFVHDVKKVIAKIPKERQTLFFSATMPSDIVSLANTILKNPVKVEVTPASSTAETIQQSVYYVDKGNKKALLNHLLKDNAIESALVFTRTKHGANKVTKDLANSGITAEAIHGNKSQNARQIALKNFKNKRTRVLVATDIAARGIDIDELSHVINFELPNVPETYVHRIGRTGRAGANGIAYSFCDHEERAYLRDIHKLIDKRIEIVEDHPFPLGSFKSSDKDTEGQQRQRNNNGNTQQARKKNFRSSSSPKNSRRW
- a CDS encoding c-type cytochrome, whose amino-acid sequence is MKLINIKRLAVCIPLMLLGMLTLNLNVFAQESPKEEDYFNIMRVPVPEGVLLEVGGMVVLPNGDLGVSTRRGDIYVIENPSSNQPFFRLFASGLHEILGLAYKDGSFYCSQRGELTRLEDTDMDGKADVYETVYAWPLSGHYHEYSYGPKIAPDGSFFVSGNVAFGDEQWWAGESRVPWRGWIMKVTQDGELVPWAAGVRSPAGLGMIDGELFYADNQGDWVGSGGVWHVEKGDWLGHPASLRWTSKPNSPVKLTAEEVYAKVDPRVEKDENGRYIKPENVQNEDFVTAYELQDEFSELKLPAVWLPHGILGISNSEIIQIPDNHFGPFEGQLLVGDQGQSKISRVVLEKVNGEYQGVAFDFRSGFQSGVLRMAWGQDKSLFVGETNRGWGSAGSADEGLQRLVWNNQVPFEMKTIKAMPDGFEIEFTRPVDRKSAEDIASYDVYSYIYKYHPVYGSPPVKNENAVVKGVKVSEDGMKARIIVEDLQRYHVHTIRLSGVREKDHFYSLVHPTAYYTLNNIPEGSKLQLSEVSTFNSASQQTSATLPDRKEAPKSLTSPDDPGQARPSGGKKATASNEKVAAPTFAEIEPLLANNTCTACHNADSRQVGPGFKEIAKRKYSNEEIVDLIYNPKPENWPDYATEMPPMPQVPKDEALKIAAWINSLNGE
- a CDS encoding 3-keto-disaccharide hydrolase yields the protein MDDFRRWLLRLASGVLTVILISQTAFGQAGKIELNDLSAFKDPAKTWSVVGSVSADLNENNMLETTKGKGVLVNQPTERRHGEDLYTNFEHGDIDLELDYMMAKGSNSGIYLQGMYEIQLLDSWGKKYPSSGDNGGIYERWDESKPEGEKGYQGFPPRQNVSKAPGLWQHLKISFQAPRFDAQGNKTENARILLIELNGVTIHEDVELQGPTRGSMAQQEVAKGPLRIQGDHGAVAFKNIKYTSFENEYPALSDLKFSIYEGEFEEKPNFDELKPTSKGASELLTSNLPFKGDNVLIRYQGNMNVDQAGEYTFNLFVPGGAGFLSVDGKEVISEARNDGNAAVSLKAGSTPFELIYYKYVSWMDPSLGLTVSGPALRETIISDEDDFQRGNAPNPILKEAQVNTTLRSFMRLPDDEVVVHAISVGSPEQLHYTYDLDHGTIVQVWRGRFLDATPMWNSRGNGTSRPLGSVQYLSKPEMTVTSLNSADASWNNDTTQYRPKGYKMDQDNRPTFRYLMNGVMVNDEIRVTEEGKGLHRELSTEKPADNLYVRLAEGNSITAMENGMYAVDDKAYYLKLEGAGSVKPTVREVDGKQQLIMPLRDKLSYSILF